One Solanum lycopersicum chromosome 2, SLM_r2.1 genomic region harbors:
- the LOC101267768 gene encoding uncharacterized protein isoform X3 yields MAALSHFLYQYLFLPLATVFAFVSLYLSPLFNSITTFFHRSNKNSGFKDDYQKIYDFPETKQQLGYESDVFKDVSEFPNSETNETEFNFTFKFPTYEQFCKSKEDKVEYVTSTFKVKSPTKTEVHETEDSKEVHGNIEAMIDEEDKKEDLSNLERDEDEINEEEKGDLCNLECDKDETEKTEELNPMKGESDTRKDQFLKELDFTDDSLFQSEKDSISTDSDTLSIGFDHVCYLMNKLVDSYSDGFLTDENFGGEFELDHEMSEENQESDADDSDSDIMEKLTKFEQDQAPRFLSEDDLFHENSYKLFGDSEDSENGDANNLETLREHQELIEQLKLELRKVRDTGLPTILEESDTLKWKDSEPWKIDEKLQREDCMSELHKFYKSYRERMRKFDILTYQKMYTIGYLQKDPLKDPFQCVSRQRHSGPKLKSLISQNIKLFKQKRHNDNTDPMIKFIKELQSDVEVIYVGQMCLSWEFLHWQYGKALSLWDSDPRGTRTYNEVAGEFQQFQVLIQRFIENEHFQGPRVQCYIKSRYDLRNLLQVPLIREDKNKGRGRDKDEYCITSDLLVEIVEESIRIFWQFIRADKNCSSMMVKGKKGIQHQELIKDLGDLELLMEVQESLGKVLYVKEYTLKQSLSNFSGKFLK; encoded by the exons ATGGCTGCTCTTTCTCATTTCCTCTATCAGTATTTGTTTTTGCCTTTAGCTACTGTATTTGCCTTTGTTTCCCTCTATTTGTCTCCTCTGTTCAACTCCATCACCACATTTTTCCACAg ATCAAATAAGAATTCGGGTTTCAAAGATGATTATcagaaaatatatgattttccaGAAACAAAGCAGCAGTTGGGTTATGAATCTGATGTTTTTAAGGATGTTTCTGAATTCCCAAATTCGGAGACGAATGAAACAGAGtttaattttacatttaaattCCCAACCTATGAACAATTTTGTAAAAGCAAGGAAGACAAAGTTGAATATGTTACCTCTACATTTAAAGTCAAATCGCCAACAAAAACAGAGGTTCACGAAACAGAGGATTCGAAAGAAGTTCATGGCAATATCGAGGCGATGATAGATGAGGAAGACAAAAAAGAGGATTTGAGTAATTTGGAGCGCGATGAAGATGAAATAAATGAGGAAGAAAAAGGGGATTTGTGTAATTTAGAGTGTGATAAAGACGAAACGGAGAAAACAGAGGAATTGAATCCCATGAAAGGAGAATCAGATACTCGAAAAGATCAATTTCTAAAGGAACTAGATTTTACTGACGATTCTCTGTTTCAATCTGAAAAGGATTCGATATCTACTGATTCTGATACACTATCAATTGGATTTGATCATGTCTGTTATCTCATGAACAAGTTAGTCGATTCGTATAGTGATGGCTTCTTGACAGATGAAAACTTTGGAGGCGAATTTGAACTTGATCATGAAATGTCAGAGGAAAATCAAGAATCTGATGCTGATGATAGTGATAGTGATATAATGGAAAAGCTAACGAAATTTGAACAAGATCAAGCACCGCGATTTTTATCTGAGGATGatctttttcatgaaaattcttACAAGCTATTTGGTGACTCCGAGGACTCTGAAAATGGCGATGCGAATAATTTGGAAACATTACGGGAACACCAAGAATTGATCGAACAATTGAAGTTGGAACTTAGAAAAGTTCGAGATACGGGACTTCCCACTATTTTGGAAGAATCAGATACGCTAAAATGGAAAGATTCGGAGCCATGGAAGATTGATGAGAAGTTGCAACGCGAAGATTGTATGAGTGAACTTCATAAGTTCTACAAGAGTTATAGAGAAAGAATGCGTAAATTCGACATATTGACGTACCAGAAAATGTATACGATAG GTTATCTACAGAAAGATCCACTAAAAGATCCATTTCAATGTGTGTCAAGGCAAAGACATTCAGGTCCAAAACTAAAATCTCTTATTTCACAAAATATTAAGCTATTCAAACAGAAAAGGCATAATGACAATACTGACCCTATGATAAAGTTTATCAAAGAATTGCAGAGTGATGTTGAAGTGATATATGTTGGACAAATGTGTCTTTCATGGGAATTTCTACATTGGCAATATGGAAAAGCTTTAAGTTTATGGGATTCTGATCCTCGTGGTACTCGTACGTATAATGAAGTTGCTGGAGAATTTCAGCAATTTCAAGTTCTCATACAAAGatttatagaaaatgaacattTTCAAGGGCCAAGAGTTCAATGTTACATCAAGAGTCGATATGATCTTCGTAATCTTCTTCAAGTTCCTCTCATAAGAG AGGACAAAAACAAGGGTAGAGGTAGAGATAAAGATGAATATTGCATTACAAGTGACTTGTTGGTGGAGATAGTGGAAGAATCAATAAGAATATTTTGGCAATTTATTAGAGCTGATAAAAATTGTTCAAGCATGATGGTGAAGGGTAAAAAGGGAATACAGCATCAAGAGCTTATTAAAGATTTGGGAGATTTAGAGCTTTTAATGGAGGTGCAAGAAAGTCTTGGAAAg gTACTTTATGTTAAAGAGTATACTTTAAAACAATCACTATCAAATTTTAGTGGTAAATTTCTAAAGtga
- the LOC101267768 gene encoding uncharacterized protein isoform X2 has translation MAALSHFLYQYLFLPLATVFAFVSLYLSPLFNSITTFFHRSNKNSGFKDDYQKIYDFPETKQQLGYESDVFKDVSEFPNSETNETEFNFTFKFPTYEQFCKSKEDKVEYVTSTFKVKSPTKTEVHETEDSKEVHGNIEAMIDEEDKKEDLSNLERDEDEINEEEKGDLCNLECDKDETEKTEELNPMKGESDTRKDQFLKELDFTDDSLFQSEKDSISTDSDTLSIGFDHVCYLMNKLVDSYSDGFLTDENFGGEFELDHEMSEENQESDADDSDSDIMEKLTKFEQDQAPRFLSEDDLFHENSYKLFGDSEDSENGDANNLETLREHQELIEQLKLELRKVRDTGLPTILEESDTLKWKDSEPWKIDEKLQREDCMSELHKFYKSYRERMRKFDILTYQKMYTIGYLQKDPLKDPFQCVSRQRHSELQSDVEVIYVGQMCLSWEFLHWQYGKALSLWDSDPRGTRTYNEVAGEFQQFQVLIQRFIENEHFQGPRVQCYIKSRYDLRNLLQVPLIREDKNKGRGRDKDEYCITSDLLVEIVEESIRIFWQFIRADKNCSSMMVKGKKGIQHQELIKDLGDLELLMEVQESLGKKEKKLKDALKGECCILKRFKKKKENDSDKVLYFFSQVDMKLVTRVLNMSRLTTDQLVWCHNKISSISFLHRKIHVDPSILLFPC, from the exons ATGGCTGCTCTTTCTCATTTCCTCTATCAGTATTTGTTTTTGCCTTTAGCTACTGTATTTGCCTTTGTTTCCCTCTATTTGTCTCCTCTGTTCAACTCCATCACCACATTTTTCCACAg ATCAAATAAGAATTCGGGTTTCAAAGATGATTATcagaaaatatatgattttccaGAAACAAAGCAGCAGTTGGGTTATGAATCTGATGTTTTTAAGGATGTTTCTGAATTCCCAAATTCGGAGACGAATGAAACAGAGtttaattttacatttaaattCCCAACCTATGAACAATTTTGTAAAAGCAAGGAAGACAAAGTTGAATATGTTACCTCTACATTTAAAGTCAAATCGCCAACAAAAACAGAGGTTCACGAAACAGAGGATTCGAAAGAAGTTCATGGCAATATCGAGGCGATGATAGATGAGGAAGACAAAAAAGAGGATTTGAGTAATTTGGAGCGCGATGAAGATGAAATAAATGAGGAAGAAAAAGGGGATTTGTGTAATTTAGAGTGTGATAAAGACGAAACGGAGAAAACAGAGGAATTGAATCCCATGAAAGGAGAATCAGATACTCGAAAAGATCAATTTCTAAAGGAACTAGATTTTACTGACGATTCTCTGTTTCAATCTGAAAAGGATTCGATATCTACTGATTCTGATACACTATCAATTGGATTTGATCATGTCTGTTATCTCATGAACAAGTTAGTCGATTCGTATAGTGATGGCTTCTTGACAGATGAAAACTTTGGAGGCGAATTTGAACTTGATCATGAAATGTCAGAGGAAAATCAAGAATCTGATGCTGATGATAGTGATAGTGATATAATGGAAAAGCTAACGAAATTTGAACAAGATCAAGCACCGCGATTTTTATCTGAGGATGatctttttcatgaaaattcttACAAGCTATTTGGTGACTCCGAGGACTCTGAAAATGGCGATGCGAATAATTTGGAAACATTACGGGAACACCAAGAATTGATCGAACAATTGAAGTTGGAACTTAGAAAAGTTCGAGATACGGGACTTCCCACTATTTTGGAAGAATCAGATACGCTAAAATGGAAAGATTCGGAGCCATGGAAGATTGATGAGAAGTTGCAACGCGAAGATTGTATGAGTGAACTTCATAAGTTCTACAAGAGTTATAGAGAAAGAATGCGTAAATTCGACATATTGACGTACCAGAAAATGTATACGATAG GTTATCTACAGAAAGATCCACTAAAAGATCCATTTCAATGTGTGTCAAGGCAAAGACATTCAG AATTGCAGAGTGATGTTGAAGTGATATATGTTGGACAAATGTGTCTTTCATGGGAATTTCTACATTGGCAATATGGAAAAGCTTTAAGTTTATGGGATTCTGATCCTCGTGGTACTCGTACGTATAATGAAGTTGCTGGAGAATTTCAGCAATTTCAAGTTCTCATACAAAGatttatagaaaatgaacattTTCAAGGGCCAAGAGTTCAATGTTACATCAAGAGTCGATATGATCTTCGTAATCTTCTTCAAGTTCCTCTCATAAGAG AGGACAAAAACAAGGGTAGAGGTAGAGATAAAGATGAATATTGCATTACAAGTGACTTGTTGGTGGAGATAGTGGAAGAATCAATAAGAATATTTTGGCAATTTATTAGAGCTGATAAAAATTGTTCAAGCATGATGGTGAAGGGTAAAAAGGGAATACAGCATCAAGAGCTTATTAAAGATTTGGGAGATTTAGAGCTTTTAATGGAGGTGCAAGAAAGTCTTGGAAAg AAAGAGAAGAAACTGAAAGATGCTTTGAAAGGTGAGTGTTGCATATTGAAGaggttcaagaagaagaaagaaaatgattCAGATAAAGTATTGTACTTTTTCTCTCAAGTAGACATGAAATTAGTTACTAGGGTTCTCAATATGTCCAGGCTAACAACAGATCAACTAGTGTGGTGTCACAACAAAATAAGCAGCATTAGTTTTCTGCATAGGAAAATACATGTAGATCCTTCTATTTTGCTCTTCCCTTGTTAA
- the LOC101267768 gene encoding uncharacterized protein isoform X1, protein MAALSHFLYQYLFLPLATVFAFVSLYLSPLFNSITTFFHRSNKNSGFKDDYQKIYDFPETKQQLGYESDVFKDVSEFPNSETNETEFNFTFKFPTYEQFCKSKEDKVEYVTSTFKVKSPTKTEVHETEDSKEVHGNIEAMIDEEDKKEDLSNLERDEDEINEEEKGDLCNLECDKDETEKTEELNPMKGESDTRKDQFLKELDFTDDSLFQSEKDSISTDSDTLSIGFDHVCYLMNKLVDSYSDGFLTDENFGGEFELDHEMSEENQESDADDSDSDIMEKLTKFEQDQAPRFLSEDDLFHENSYKLFGDSEDSENGDANNLETLREHQELIEQLKLELRKVRDTGLPTILEESDTLKWKDSEPWKIDEKLQREDCMSELHKFYKSYRERMRKFDILTYQKMYTIGYLQKDPLKDPFQCVSRQRHSGPKLKSLISQNIKLFKQKRHNDNTDPMIKFIKELQSDVEVIYVGQMCLSWEFLHWQYGKALSLWDSDPRGTRTYNEVAGEFQQFQVLIQRFIENEHFQGPRVQCYIKSRYDLRNLLQVPLIREDKNKGRGRDKDEYCITSDLLVEIVEESIRIFWQFIRADKNCSSMMVKGKKGIQHQELIKDLGDLELLMEVQESLGKKEKKLKDALKGECCILKRFKKKKENDSDKVLYFFSQVDMKLVTRVLNMSRLTTDQLVWCHNKISSISFLHRKIHVDPSILLFPC, encoded by the exons ATGGCTGCTCTTTCTCATTTCCTCTATCAGTATTTGTTTTTGCCTTTAGCTACTGTATTTGCCTTTGTTTCCCTCTATTTGTCTCCTCTGTTCAACTCCATCACCACATTTTTCCACAg ATCAAATAAGAATTCGGGTTTCAAAGATGATTATcagaaaatatatgattttccaGAAACAAAGCAGCAGTTGGGTTATGAATCTGATGTTTTTAAGGATGTTTCTGAATTCCCAAATTCGGAGACGAATGAAACAGAGtttaattttacatttaaattCCCAACCTATGAACAATTTTGTAAAAGCAAGGAAGACAAAGTTGAATATGTTACCTCTACATTTAAAGTCAAATCGCCAACAAAAACAGAGGTTCACGAAACAGAGGATTCGAAAGAAGTTCATGGCAATATCGAGGCGATGATAGATGAGGAAGACAAAAAAGAGGATTTGAGTAATTTGGAGCGCGATGAAGATGAAATAAATGAGGAAGAAAAAGGGGATTTGTGTAATTTAGAGTGTGATAAAGACGAAACGGAGAAAACAGAGGAATTGAATCCCATGAAAGGAGAATCAGATACTCGAAAAGATCAATTTCTAAAGGAACTAGATTTTACTGACGATTCTCTGTTTCAATCTGAAAAGGATTCGATATCTACTGATTCTGATACACTATCAATTGGATTTGATCATGTCTGTTATCTCATGAACAAGTTAGTCGATTCGTATAGTGATGGCTTCTTGACAGATGAAAACTTTGGAGGCGAATTTGAACTTGATCATGAAATGTCAGAGGAAAATCAAGAATCTGATGCTGATGATAGTGATAGTGATATAATGGAAAAGCTAACGAAATTTGAACAAGATCAAGCACCGCGATTTTTATCTGAGGATGatctttttcatgaaaattcttACAAGCTATTTGGTGACTCCGAGGACTCTGAAAATGGCGATGCGAATAATTTGGAAACATTACGGGAACACCAAGAATTGATCGAACAATTGAAGTTGGAACTTAGAAAAGTTCGAGATACGGGACTTCCCACTATTTTGGAAGAATCAGATACGCTAAAATGGAAAGATTCGGAGCCATGGAAGATTGATGAGAAGTTGCAACGCGAAGATTGTATGAGTGAACTTCATAAGTTCTACAAGAGTTATAGAGAAAGAATGCGTAAATTCGACATATTGACGTACCAGAAAATGTATACGATAG GTTATCTACAGAAAGATCCACTAAAAGATCCATTTCAATGTGTGTCAAGGCAAAGACATTCAGGTCCAAAACTAAAATCTCTTATTTCACAAAATATTAAGCTATTCAAACAGAAAAGGCATAATGACAATACTGACCCTATGATAAAGTTTATCAAAGAATTGCAGAGTGATGTTGAAGTGATATATGTTGGACAAATGTGTCTTTCATGGGAATTTCTACATTGGCAATATGGAAAAGCTTTAAGTTTATGGGATTCTGATCCTCGTGGTACTCGTACGTATAATGAAGTTGCTGGAGAATTTCAGCAATTTCAAGTTCTCATACAAAGatttatagaaaatgaacattTTCAAGGGCCAAGAGTTCAATGTTACATCAAGAGTCGATATGATCTTCGTAATCTTCTTCAAGTTCCTCTCATAAGAG AGGACAAAAACAAGGGTAGAGGTAGAGATAAAGATGAATATTGCATTACAAGTGACTTGTTGGTGGAGATAGTGGAAGAATCAATAAGAATATTTTGGCAATTTATTAGAGCTGATAAAAATTGTTCAAGCATGATGGTGAAGGGTAAAAAGGGAATACAGCATCAAGAGCTTATTAAAGATTTGGGAGATTTAGAGCTTTTAATGGAGGTGCAAGAAAGTCTTGGAAAg AAAGAGAAGAAACTGAAAGATGCTTTGAAAGGTGAGTGTTGCATATTGAAGaggttcaagaagaagaaagaaaatgattCAGATAAAGTATTGTACTTTTTCTCTCAAGTAGACATGAAATTAGTTACTAGGGTTCTCAATATGTCCAGGCTAACAACAGATCAACTAGTGTGGTGTCACAACAAAATAAGCAGCATTAGTTTTCTGCATAGGAAAATACATGTAGATCCTTCTATTTTGCTCTTCCCTTGTTAA
- the LOC101267480 gene encoding protease Do-like 8, chloroplastic produces the protein MEVIIVSSNAKTPIHLHTNQPQPPILNNSVFLGRRELCFDSISTVCSADPITSNPSTSVSAPRGGGDNGNSLIEQLRRSFPFATRRMLLTSFFMYSCYHPSRYLSALALGDPSVTVEQVTPTIFPSAALFPLEERVVELFEKNTYCVVNIFDVTLRPTLNVTGMVEIPEGNGSGVIWDKEGHIVTNYHVIGNSLSRNPSRGQVVARVNILAADGVQKNFEGILIGADRAKDLAVLKVGASEDLLRPIRVGESSSLRVGQQCLAIGNPFGFDHTLTVGVISGLNRDIYSQTGVTIGGGIQTDAAINPGNSGGPLLDSKGNLIGINTAIFTQTGTSAGVGFAIPSSTVLRVVPQLIQSGKVLRAGLNIEIAPDLIANQLNVRNGALVLLVPGNSPAAKAGLLPTTRGFAGNIVLGDIIEAVDDKPVKSKADLYKILDNYNIGDEVRLKIRRGNDNLELIIALEEKDS, from the exons ATGGAAGTGATAATAGTATCATCTAACGCAAAAACACCTATTCACCTGCATACAAACCAACCACAACCACCCATTCTCAATAACTCTGTCTTTTTGGGCCGTCGAGAGCTCTGCTTCGATAGCATTTCCACTGTCTGCTCTGCTGATCCCATCACTTCTAATCCATCTACCTCTGTTTCCGCTCCCAG GGGTGGTGGAGATAATGGCAATTCTTTGATTGAGCAACTACGGAGAAGCTTCCCTTTTGCCACACGGAGGATGTTATTAACAAGCTTTTTCATGTATTCATGTTATCATCCTTCAAGGTACTTGTCAG CACTTGCTTTGGGGGATCCGTCTGTCACAGTTGAACAAGTTACACCTACTATTTTTCCTTCTGCAGCACTTTTCCCTTTGGAG GAAAGAGTTGTTGAGCTCTTTGAGAAGAACACTTACTGTGTTGTCAACATATTTGATGTAACCTTGAGACCGACGCTTAATGTCACTGGTATGGTTGAG ATTCCTGAAGGAAATGGTTCGGGGGTGATTTGGGACAAAGAAGGCCATATTGTTACTAATTATCATG TGATTGGTAACTCCCTTTCTAGAAACCCAAGCCGTGGGCAAGTAGTTGCACGTGTTAATATTCTCGCTGCAGATGG GGTGCAAAAGAATTTTGAGGGTATATTAATTGGTGCAGACCGTGCCAAGGATCTTGCAGTGTTGAAG GTGGGAGCTTCTGAAGACCTGTTGAGGCCAATAAGGGTTGGTGAATCTTCTTCTTTGAGAGTTGGCCAGCAATGTTTAGCCATTGGAAATCCTTTTGGGTTTGATCATACACTCACTGTTGGGGTTATCAGTGGACTTAATCGAGATATATATAGTCAAACTGGAGTGACCATTGGTGGAGGAATACAAACAGATGCAGCCATCAACCCTGGCAACAG CGGAGGTCCTTTGTTAGATTCAAAAGGAAACTTGATTGGGATCAACACTGCAATATTTACTCAGACAG GGACATCAGCAGGTGTTGGATTTGCAATCCCTTCTTCAACTGTGTTGAGAGTTGTACCCCAATTGATCCAATCTGGAAAA GTTCTTCGTGCTGGTTTGAATATTGAAATCGCTCCAGACTTGATTGCCAACCAACTTAATGTTCGAAATGGAGCACTGGTTTTGCTG GTACCTGGAAATAGTCCTGCAGCGAAAGCTGGACTTCTTCCTACTACCAGGGGTTTTGCAGGAAATATAGTACTTGGTGATATTATTGAAGCAGTGGATGACAAACCT GTTAAGAGTAAAGCAGATTTGTATAAAATCCTGGATAATTATAACATAGGTGATGAAGTTCGATTAAAAATCCGTAGGGGCAACGATAACTTGGAGTTGATCATAGCATTAGAGGAAAAGGATTCATAA
- the LOC101267194 gene encoding NAP1-related protein 2 encodes MVTDNSKKVKTAVEENAQQIGTGVGSSIEKLQEVQDELEKVNEQASEEVLEIEQKYNEIRRPVYEKRNELIKSIPDFWVTAFLSHPALGELLNVEDQKIFKYLDSLDVEDFKDVTSGYSLTFVFKPNPYFEDTKLVKTYTFLDEGSTKITGTAIKWKEGMGAAYGVNPEMKGNKRPASEDSFFSWFSETQLKDIADGLSDEVGEIIKEDLWPNPLKYFNNEADEEDFDGDDDDDDDDDDEEDNDDDDVDDEDDG; translated from the exons atggtGACTGACAATTCCAAGAAAGTGAAGACAGCAGTTGAGGAAAATGCCCAACAAATTGGTACTGGTGTTGGATCCTCCATTGAGAAGCTTCAAGAAGTTCAAGATGAACTTGAAAAG GTGAATGAACAGGCTAGTGAGGAGGTATTGGAAATTGAACAGAAGTATAATGAGATAAGGAGGCCTGTTTACGAGAAACGAAATGAGCTCATCAAATCAATTCCTGACTTTTGGGTGACTGCT TTCTTGAGTCACCCTGCCCTTGGCGAGCTTTTGAATGTGGAAGATCAGAAG ATCTTCAAGTACTTAGATTCTCTTGATGTGGAGGATTTCAAGGATGTGACATCCGGCTATTCCCTTACTTTT GTATTCAAACCAAATCCTTATTTTGAAGATACAAAACTGGTCAAGACATATACATTCCTTGATGAAGGATCAACAAAGATAACTGGTACAGCTATTAAGTGGAAGGAAGGCATG GGTGCGGCTTATGGTGTTAATCCTGAGATGAAAGGGAACAAGAGGCCAGCATCAGAAGACAG CTTTTTTAGTTGGTTTTCTGAGACTCAGCTGAAAGACATTGCGGATGGGCTTAGTGATGAG GTGGGCGAGATAATTAAGGAGGACTTATGGCCTAATCCGCTGAAATATTTTAACAAT GAAGCTGATGAAGAAGATTTTGATGgggacgacgacgacgacgatgatgatgatgatgaagag GATAACGATGATGACGATGTGGATGATGAGGATGACGGCTGA